Below is a genomic region from Telmatobacter sp. DSM 110680.
GAGATATAGCCGAGCGTGGGATTGGCGGAGATGCCGCTGAATCCGTCAGAGCCGCCGCACTTCAGTCCAATGGTCAGAGCGGAAAGCGGCGCGGGTGTGCGCGTGGCGCGATTGGCCTCAACCAATCCGGCGAATGTCTGTTCGAGTGCGCCGGTCATCAGAACAGTCTCGCGGCCCGAACGCTGCTGATCGAAGAAGAGTACGGGCTTGGTGAGCTTTGGATCGCGCGCACGCAGTTCGTCCATCAACATTCTGGATTCTGCGTTCTGGCAGCCCAGGCTCAGCACAGTGGCGCCGGCGACGTTGGGGTGATGGATATAGCCGGCAAGCAAGCCGCAGAGCGCCTGCGCGTCCTGGCGCGTGCCGCCGCAGCCTCCCTGATGCGTGAGGAAGCGAATGCCATCGATGTTGGGGAAGGCGCGCTCCGAACGTGATGGCGAATCCACCGCGATACCGTTTCCGCTTGCTGCCTGCTTCGAGACCAATTGCCGGACGAGAGGACGATAGCTGTTGTGAGAGCTACCGTAGCCCAGCTCTTCTTCGAGCGCTTCTCGCATGCGCTCGACATTGCGGTTCTCGCAGAAGACCAGCGGCAGGACGATCCAGTAGTTACGCGTGCCTACCTGGCCGTCGGCGCGGTGATAGCCCATGAAGGTGCGACCTGACCAGGATGACGCGTCGGGAAGCGCGAAGGTGACGGGATGGCGCTGCGCGGTATATCCACCGGCGCGATGACGGGTATTGCGAGTGGACAGTAGGCCACCGCGGACGATGGGTTGCGTGGCTTCGCCGACAACCATGCCGTACATGATGACCAGGTCGCCGGGATTTAGATCCGCAAGTGCGAGCTTATGCTTTGGCGCGATACTTTCGGCGACGGGACATGAACCGCTCCCGTACTGCACGGTCATTCCCGCGGTAAGCGGAACCAGGGCTACGAGGACATTATCGCGAGGGTCGATCTGCAGAACGGTTTCAGGCATCGTGTGTTCCTTGGAAGCGCGCGTACAGCGATCGGTCTCTGCCAAGGATATCTCTTTCGACGCGATGTTCAGATAGCTTCTCGGCTATCATCGAGTTTCGCTGGAGATAGGACGAGGGTGCGGAATGAAAGGGATTGTGCTGCAAGAGCCCGGTAACGCGGTCTTGAAAGAAATCGACGAAGCGACTGCCGGGGGCGACGAAGTTCTTCTGCAAGTCCGGATGGTGGGTCTCTGCGGAAGCGATCTGAATTCGTATCGGGGAAAGAACCCGCTGGTAAGCTTCCCGCGAATTCCGGGGCACGAGATTTCTGCGACGGTTGTCGATCCCGGATCTCACAAAGAATGGGTGACTGGAACGCACGTTACATTGTCGCCTTACAAAGCCTGCGGACAGTGCACGGCATGTGAACGAGGCAGGCCGAACGCCTGCCGCGACAATCAGACGATGGGCGTGCAGCGCGACGGAGCCTTGACTGAGCTGATTGCAATTCCCGCGGCGAAGTTGTTTCGGGCAGACCTCTCGCTGAAGGAACTGTGCCTGGTCGAGCCGCTCACCGTGGGCTTCCACGCTGTTGGACGCGGGCGCGTGACGGCAGAGGACACAGTCGCCGTGTTTGGTTGTGGCGGCGTGGGACTGGGCGTGGTGGCAGGCGCTGCATTTCGTGGCGCGCGAGTCATCGGCATCGATCTGGATGATCAAAAGCTGGAGACGGCGAGAAAAGCAGGCGCTGCCGAGGCCATCAATTCGAAAACGAGCGACGTCCACGCGCAGCTGATGGAATTGACGAGCGGGCGCGGGCCGGATGTAGTCATCGAGGCGATTGGTTCGCCGGCAACCTATCGTGCCGCGGTAGATGAGGCAGCGTACGCGGGTCGCGTGGTGTATATCGGGTGGGCCAAAGACCAGGTTCCATACGAGACCCGACTCTTCGTACACAAGGAACTCGATATTCTCGGTTCGCGCAACGCGATGCCCGAGGATTTTCGCGACGTGATACGCATGCTCGAGGCAAAGCGCTTTCCCGTGGATGCAGCGGTGACGCACGTCGTACCGTTCGAGGCGACGCCGAGAATCCTGGCAGAATGGAATCGCGAGCCCGAGCGATTCACCAAGATCATGATCGAGGTGAGTTAAGCCGGCGGGGGGATGGCGAGTTGCGCGGTGGCGTCAGAGTTTCGCGAAATGCAGCAGCAGGCCTGCCAGTCCGCCGCCTACCAATGGGCCCATCACCGGAATGGCCGCGTAGCTCCAGTTGGAACCTCCCTTGCCGGGAATGGGCAAGAGGGCATGTGCGATGCGCGGACCCAGGTCTCGCGCAGGATTAATGGCGTACCCGGTTGTCCCGCCCAGGGAGAGACCGATGCCCCACACCAGACTGCCAACCAGCCACTGGCCGAGGCCGGGAGCGGGGCCATTGTCGGAGACCCCATGCGAAAAGATGGCCCCGGCAACGATGACCAGCACCATGGTGCCAATGACTTCACTGACAAAGTTCGCAGCGGGGTGATGAACGGCGCCGTTGGTACAGAAAACGCCGAGCTTTGCCGCCGGATCGGGCGTGAGCGACCAGTGCGGCGCATAATGAAGGGCCATGAGGGAAGCGCCGCAGAGCGCTCCGAGCATCTGCGCAGACCACAACGAAAGCAACTCAGAGTAATTTCCGCTGGAGATGGCTGCAGAGAGAGTAATGGCGGGGTTCAGGTTCGCGCCGGGGCTGCCGAAGGCCTGGGCCGTCAGCACTCCGCACAATACCGCGAGGGCCCAACCCGTGGTGACGACCATCCAGCCTGCATCGGCCGCGTAGGATCGCCGCAACGTGACGCCTGCGTTGACACCGTTTCCGAGCAAGACCAGAACCAGTGTGCCGATGAACTCGCCAAACCAGTGAGAATGCATATTTCCTTTCCTGTGAATGCGGAATGAGTTTCGCAGATGTAGACGCAAGCGAGCAACCCTAGCTCACCAGATCAGAACCATGTTTTTTGCTTGTATTCACGATACTCGTCTCCGAATTTGGTTTCGAGTACCTCCGCTTCTTTTCGGCTGCGGTAGACCTGCATGGGGATGAGAACTACGAATCCAACTAAGAGCCAGGGCCGATTGGTCCAAATGATGATTCCAACAAAGAAGAGCGAGCCGAAGACATAAATTGGGTTGCGGATGCGAGAGTACAAACCACTGGTGACGAGCGTCGACGCCTTGGCGCGCACGCTGAAGGCCCTACCCAACTGGAGTCGCGCAAGAATAAGCAACAAAACCGCGGGCGCCGCGATCGCGACTCCCACGATATGAGAGGGAGTCCACGGCATTCCCGACGCTTGATGGAAGAAAAGCACAGCGAAGACTGCGATGATCGCGAGGGTGATCATATTGAGCTTCAATGGATACCTCCCGGAGCATTCGCGGCAGGAATACTGGGCCGGCCTTTGAGGAGCGCATCGACAACCGTGTGGCCCACTTTGTAAGCGGCCTCAAGCGACGGCAGGTAGGCGCTGTAGGTTCCTATTCGCTGGTGAGCGAGGCTTTCGGCGGCAGTCATGCCGCGCGGTTGCTGATCGAAGTTGCTGACGGTGCGCAAAACGAGAATGCGTTGCCAGTCTGCACGGCCGGCTTGCGCGAGGTATTTGAGCGATTGCAGGGTGCCAGTGTCTTCCATAGCTGTGGTCGCGAATTGACCTTTGCCGCTGGTGAAGTAGCTGACCCACTCGTTAGCCCAGGCATCAAAAAGCTTGCCGTGCCAATATGTCGATGAGGATAGTTCGTCGCCCATGGTGACGAAGGGTGGACGCTGCGCGGCGGTGCCATCAAAATGAGCACGAATCTCCTTGAGCGTGTCGGGATCGTCGAGCGGGGTATTGCGAGTCAGGTTGCAGGCCCATTGTGTGAGTTCGCCATTCATCTCATAGGTCTGGCCATCAAGAGGCGTCGCGGGAGATTCAAACGGCTTCGTCTTGCGCAAGGGTATATAGCCAGTCGTCCAATCTTTCGGCATCTCGCGGGAATCAATCTCGTAGCCAAGGTCGCCGTCCACGACCCAACGCGCCCATGCCGCTGAGCCTAGCGAGATGCGGTCGGGGTTTCCACCGGCGATGCCTGCGATGAGCCAGTAGGCGTGGCTGAAGTCGAAGCGAGGGTCTAGCCCCAGCGCCATGATGGTCGCTGCGGCGTGTGCTGTTCCCTGACCGGTAAGGATGGCCATTTCGCCGTCACTGTTCATGCGTGCCGAATGATAGCCGGCGGGCAGCGGATAAATCTTGTCGAGGTGATCGCGTTCGACCCAATACTGGAGTTCACCGGGTTGATCGCCGGTGTCCTGGCCAATCTCAAACATGGCGACGACCACGACCTTTACCGGGATGGGGCGCGGCTTGGCGTAGGCGACAAACGCGAAAAGGGCCAGAAGGCCAAAGATGCATCTTGTGCGGATCATCATTGCTTGCGATGTTAACGAAAATGCAGCGAACAGTGAACAGAGGACAGTGAAGAGAAAAGGCAGACCGGGGTTATAACATGTTCAACATGTTCGGCTCTGGACGCGGTGCCGTATTTCCAAGGGGGTCATCCAAATGAGAATCGCGATTAGCATATGTGCGTTGATGGGATTGGTTGCCGTGAGCGCTCCGCGAACATTCGCGCAGGAGCAACCGGCGCATCATTGGGCGATTGTGGTGCATGGGGGCGCCGGGGTTATTGAGAAGTCAGCGCTTGGGCCTGATGGCGACAAGGCTTATCGCGCGGGCCTCGACAGAGCGATCCATGCGGGCGCTGCGGTTCTCGACAAAGGTGGATCGGCGCTGGACGCTGTTGAAGCTACGCTGCATGTGCTTGAAGAGGATCCGCACTTCAACGCGGGCAAGGGGGCAGTATTCACGCGGGAAGGGAAGAACGAGATGGACGCGTCCATCATGGACGGGGCAACTCTGATGGCTGGTGCGGTGGCGGGAGTTCAGCGAGTACACAGCCCCATTAGTGCAGCGCGAGCGGTGATGGAGAAATCGCCTCATGTGATGATTGCCGGACACGGCGCAGATGATTTTGCGGCCAGCGTAGGCCTCAAGATGGAAGAGCCAAGCTACTTCTTCACCGAGAGCCGCTGGCAGGGACTGGTAAAGCAGCTGAAGAAGCAGAATATGCCCATTCCGCCGCGTCCTGCGGGAGTTCCGCCGGCAGGCGAAGAAATTCCGGTCGCTGTGGTGGATGAGTCGGAGGGTTCGGGAGTTCACGGCACGACGGGTGTGGTAGTGCGCGACCGGAAAGGCAACATCGCGGCGGGAACCTCGACTGGGGGCATGCAGGGCAAAATGCCGGGGCGTGTGGGCGACTCGCCGATCATCGGAGCCGGGACATACGCCTCGAACAAATCCTGCGCGGTGTCGGGTACGGGCACCGGTGAGTATTACATCCGGCTTGGCGTGGCCCGCGAGGTCTGCAATCTCGTGCAGTATCGGCACATGAAGCTGCAAGACGCTGTTGATGAGGTCATCCACAAAGAACTGGAAGCGCTGCATGGCGACGGCGGTGTGATCGCGATAACTCCGGATGGACAGCTGGCTTGGAGTTTTAATACGCCGGGTATGTTCCGCGCTCGACTTGTGGAAGGCGGCCAAGTGCAGATGGGGATATATCGCGACGAGCCCTAGACAGGTTCGTTAGACTCACTAGGCATTGTTGGATTGCACGGGAGGCGCGCGTGAAAATCAAGCCTCTGAGTGTTTCTGCTGTTCTCGATAAGCTGGAAGGTTCTTATGGGCCGCAGGAGCCATGCTGGCCGGTTGATCCCTACGCAGCGCTGCTCTGGTGGCACTGCGGATATCCAGCGAGCGACGCCACCTGTATGCGCGGCTGGAACGCACTCAACAAGGAAGTTGGAATTCAGCCTCGTCAGATTCTGAAGGCTACGCAGGAAAAGCTTGCTAGCGCGTTGAAGCCGGGTGGCATGGTGCCGGAACTGAGGGCGATGCGGCTGCAGCAGATCGCCGAGCGCATTGAGAATGAATTTCTCGGAGATATGCGCAACGCCTTCGTTGGTCGCATCGAAGACGTTCGAAAGAAGCTCAAAAAATTTCCGGGTATCGCCGATCCGGGTGCAGATCGCCTTTTGCTGTTCGGCGACATTGTGCCGGTTGCGGCGGTGCCTTCAAACTGTCCCCAGGTCCTCGTCCGCATTCAGCTGGGATTGGAGCGGGAGAGTTACTCGGTGACCTACCGCGAGGCACAAGCCCTTATCGAGGCCGCGATTCCTGAACAGTTTCATCCGAGGATGCGCGCCTACCTGCTGCTGAAGGAGCACGGGCAGACGCTTTGCAAACGGAGCAAGCCGAAATGCGAGGAATGCCCTATCAGCTTGCACTGCGCCTATTTCGTGGGAAAGGACCGCGGTCGTAGCCGCCCGAAGTGACATAAGCCTGCTCATTCGGATCTAGCCTGCCTGAGTCGATTTCTACTACACTTTTCGCATGGCGTTGAAATTCACAACATCCTACATCGAAGACGCGCTTTCAGTTTTTCGCCAGTACAAGCTGTTGGGCGAGCGGGCTATGCTCCAGGTTTCGGATGAGCAACTGTTCGCATCACTCGATGAGGAATCGAATTCGATTGCGATCATCGTGAAGCACATCACGGGCAATATGCGCTCGCGGTGGACGGACTTTCTGACCACGGATGGAGAAAAGCCGACCCGCAACCGTGATGGGGAATTTGTAGAACCACCCGCAACGCGTGAAGCATTGATGCGGGAATGGGAAGATGGATGGGCTTGCGTCTTTCGCGCAATCGAGCCGCTGACGGATGCAGACTTATCTCGCACGGTGACGATTCGCGGAGAAGCCCACTCGGTGATGCAGGCGATTAACAGGCAACTGTCGCATTACCCGATGCACGTAGGGCAAATTGTCCTGCTGGCCAAGCACTATGCGGGCGAGCGTTGGCAGACGCTGAGCGTTGCGCGGAACAGGTCGGCAGAGTTCAATCGCAAAGTTGCCGCCGGCGAGGCCAGCCAGCGATAGCTCACTTATAGTCTGAAAATCGAAGGCCATCCGCAAGGGATGGCCTTTTTCTGTTGGTGTTGATCTGCTTTTTATTGCGCGGTAGCGCCGCCGCGAGCTTCGGCCTTCTGAGCGAGCACCTTGTGCGCGGTATCTTCCAGGGCCTGTGCTTCGGGCAGGAAGGTAAGCGCCTTCTGGATCATGGGATCCCAATCGGCCATGACACGCAATCCCTGAAGCTGTCCGAATTGGCTGGTGATAACTTTCTCCCGGATGCTGGTCTTCAACCAATCCATGTTGTCGTTGAGGTCTTTTTCGGTGAACGGGATGTCCTGGCCGGTGAGGTACTGCTTGAACTCGTTGATAACGCCGTCGTCGACTTGAAAATTCTTATCAACCGTGCGATTCGAGAGGTAGTGGGCCGCAAAGTGGAAGAAAGTGGCTTTGTAGAGCAGCGTGTCCTGGAAGTTATTACTCTTTGGGCTTTCGACTTTCTCGTCGGGAGTGATGCCGCCACCGCCGTACACGGTGCGGCCGGAATCGGTCATCTTCACTTCGCGGTTGCTCGAGTTAGGCGCGCTCGCTCCGGCGTGATTGTAGTAGTAGTCGTACAGGGAAACGCCGGAGTAGTTGCGTTGAATCAGGCGGCCTGACGGCGTGTAGTAGTGATAAGTCGTCAAGGCTAGGCCCGTATTCTCGCTGAGGTTGTAAACCGTCTGCACAAGGCCTTTGCCGAAGGTAGTTTCGCCGACGATAAGAGCGCGGTCGTGATCCTGCAAAGCGCCGGAAACAATCTCAGCCGCCGAAGCCGTATTGCGATTCACAAGTACCACGATAGGGAAGGTCTTGCCGTCATTGCCGTGTGTCGCCGTATAGTTCTGGTCGGGATAAGCGCGGCCACGCTGCGAGACTATGGTTTGGCCCTTGGAAAGCAGGTGGTCGCAAACCTCCACGGCCTGGCTGAGCAGACCACCGGGATTGCCGCGCAGGTCGAACACAAGGCCTTTGAGATTGGGGAAGCTGTCGATAGCCTCATTCACTTCCTGGGCGGTGGTTTCCTGAAACTGGGTGAGGTGAATGTAGCCGACGCCTGGACGAATCTCGTATTTCAAATCGACCGACGGGTGCGGAATCTCATCGCGCACGAGGTCAAATGTCAGCGCCTTGTTCTGGCCTTCGCGCAGGACGGACACCTGAACATGGGTGCCTTTTGGCCCCTTAAGATTTTTCGCTACAACATCCGACGTCATGCCATCGGTCGACTTGCCGTCAATCGCCGCAATGATATCGCCGGGACGAATTCCAGCTCGGAATGAAGGTGTCCCTTCATAGGGTGTGATGACGTAGACCTTGTTGTTTTGCTGCTGAATCACCATGCCAACGCCGTAGTAATGCCCGCGCTGGTCTTCGCGCATCTTGGCGTACGCCTTGGGATCGTAGAAATTTGAGTGCGGATCGAGGACGCGCAGCATGCCGGGAATGGCACCGTCATAGATGGCCGCGTCAGCCTTGTCGCCTTGGATAGGCTCCGCGTAATTCTGTTCGACGATCGCGTAGACGTCGGTAAACGACTTCAAACTGTCGCGAATCTGGCTTTCATCCTGCGACGACTGGGCTCCCACCCTGCGCTGCAAAAATGTGCCGGCAACGGCGCACACTGCAAAAAAGACGATGAGACTAAAGAGTGCCCTGCGGGCGGGGGGAGTCATATGCGGAAGGAACCTCCGGAGTGCAACTGCGCAGGCGGCTGAGACGGACGTCGCAGGCCAAACCTGGGCTAAAGTATAGCACTGGCTTGTTTGACGATATCCGACCCTCTTCGGGTAGCCCGTTACCTTTAGAGGATGCGAGACAGGACAGTCATGGGAAGGTCTTTGCTGTAGCCCCGCAGATTGAATTGCCGTGGATCTCGGCCAACTGCGCCGTTTTTGCTGCCCAGGCATTTACAATGGCGTCTATGCCTATGGTGGGGTCCGTTTACCGCCAGTCGCGTGCCAACTTATGACTTTGAGAATCCTTCGTGCCCCCGGGGCGTATCTGCTTTCCGCAGTCCTTCTTTCTGGCTTGGCTTTAGCGCAAGCTCGACCCTCTACCCCTGCGAGTCCCTATGGGGGGTCGACAGTTGAGGAGATCGTTGCGCGTGTAGATGACCAGATCATCACCAAATCTGACTATGACCGCACGCAGTCCGACATGGATAAGGAAATGCGCCAGAAGGGTGCTTCCATGCAGGAGATTTCGGATTCCCATAAGGACTTGCTGCGGAATTTGATTGATCAGCAGCTTTGGCTCGCCAAGGGCAAAGAACTGGGTGTGACGGGCGAAACGGAATTGGTCAATCGACTCAACGAGATCCGTAAACAGTACAACCTTGCGACGATGGAAGACCTGGAGAAGGCAGCGAAGGAGCAAGGGATATCCTTTGAAGACTTCAAGGCCAATATCCGCAACCAGATCATCACTCAGCAGGTGATGCGCGATCAGGTGGGACGCAAGATTGCGCCGACCCCGGGCGAGATTCAACGGTATTTTGAAGCGCACAAGCAGGACTACGCGCAACCGGAGAGCGTGAAATTAGGTGAAATCCTGATCTCGACCGGTGCGCAAGGCGATGATCCGCAAAAGCTTGCCGACGCCAAGGCCAAGGCCGACGATATCGAAGCCCGGTTGCATGCGGGTGGTGACTTCAGTCAGTTGGCGCGCAGCTTCAGCGAAGGCACCACTGCGGCAGAGGGTGGCGACCTAGGGCAATATAAGCGCGGCCAGCTAGACCCGCTATTCGAGCAGAAGACCTTCGGCCTGAAAACGGGCGAGGTAACTGAACCGATCCGCACCAAGCAGGGCTACGTGATTCTCAAGGTCGTTCAGCATGTGCCGGGAGGTGTCCCGCAATTGAAGGACGTTGAAAACGACGTCGAGCAGAATTATTTTGAGGCCAAAGCTGGTCCGGCCATGCGGGAATACCTTGCGCAGTTGCGGGACGAGTCAGCCATTTACATCAAGCCCGGCTACGAAGACAGCGCGGCAACCGCTACTGAGAAGCACCCCGCCGTTACCTTCAGCGCTTATACCGCGCCCACCCCCAAGAAGAAGAAAAAGGTAGAACGTACCCGGTTCCGCGAGACCACGCACACTTTCAGGCAGAAATCCGCCCCGGTGCCGGCCACGGATCAAGCCACGACTGCTCCTCCAGCAAAGGCGACCAAGGCCAGCAAAAAGGCGGATAAGACCGAACAGGCAGCGATGAAGCCCGGCAAGAAGGAGAAGATTCGTTTTGGCAAGGCTCCCCAGGAGACATTGCCGCAGGCTCCATCAAGCCCGACGGAAGATGCAGGCGCGGGTGCAACTGGCCAGGTTGCCGCGAACGCAGCAGCCGAGCCGGATAATCCACTAGAAAACACATCCAAGTCTGAGAAAAAGACGCGATTTAGCGACCGTGCCAAGCTGCCTAAGCAGCCCAAGCCGAAGGGTCCGCAACTTGATCCTGAGGCACCTCCAGCGGCCGACGCAGCTGAAGTGGCCGACCGTCAGGCTCAGGCAGGTCCACTGGGCCTGGGCGGAAACCAGACGCCGAGCAAGAAGAAAAAGAAGGCCACGACTACAGGCGACAAGACACGGCTGAGCGACAAAAAGTCCGCTCCCACCGAAGACACAGGTGACAAGCCTTTGGGGAACGCCACACAGCAGGCTCCGAACGGAACTACGCCGGTACCGCCGCAGTCGGGATTGCCCACCGTACCCCCGCAGTAGATCAGAAGATTTTCAAATAGGCGGGCCTGAGATCGATGATCCCAGGCCCGTTTTGTTTTCTGCGAAGGTGCGCTCATTCACAAATGCAGAGTGCCTGATCATTCTGGGCGCTGTTTCTCAAAGATATGCGAGATCTTCGTCAGACTATAGCCATTGTTCAGGTAAAAGCGGTGCGCATCGAGCCGTGTACTGCGTGACGTTACTCGAACTGCTGCAACGCCGGCTTCCCAACTCCACAACTCGGCGCACTCACAGAGACGAAGCCCGATCCTCTGATTGCGAAATCCGTCCTTCACGACCAGCCCACCAATCAGCGCACAGGGGGCGGATTGCAGCCGATGTTCGATATTGATCTCGATCCAGCCCACGACTTCATCCCCGAGATTCGCTACGAATGCAGCTTGGGAGGAAATACGATCTTTGAGCGAGTGTATCCAATGCACGATTTCATCAACCGAGCGGTCATAGCCAAGTTGCCTGGTGAGAATGCAAACCTCCGCCGAATCGCGCAGTTCGATCGGACGGATCATGAGTCGAGGCTGGGTAGGGGTAATGCGATCAGTCACGCTTACTATTTTCCAGCCTCAGGGCTGATTTTTGAAGCGTTCTGCTCATTGCTGTATGCTTTCCCGCAGCATGAAGGACATCTTTATCGCCGACCTGGCAACCTTTGAAGACAGTAAAATCTTCGACGCATTTTTTCTCGTTTTGCATAAGCAGATACGAACAACCAAGACCAACAAGCCTTACTTGAACCTCATCCTGGGAGACAAGACTGGGCAGGTTGAAGGCCGCATATGGGATCCCGGGGACTCGCGCATCACGAAAGAGTTTGAACGCGGGGACATCGTTAAAGTGCGCGGCTGCGTGTCGCGCTTCGATGATCGGCTGCAGATGAAGGTCGAATATTTGCGCAAGGCCCTCGCTGGTGAGGTCGAAAAGACCGATATGCTGCCATGCACGACTTGCGACGTTGACGAGCTATGGCAGAAACTCCTCGGATTCGTAGAGAGCTTCACCGATTCTCATTTAAAGCAGTTGCTGAACACCCTGCTTGCAGATTCAGGCTTGGCGCAGGCGTACAGGGAAGCACCAGCGGCGAAACAACTTCATCACGCGTGGCTGGGTGGATTGCTGGAGCATGTGGTGAGTTTGCTTACCCTGGCTGATCGCGTGGCACCCCACTATCCGATCCTGTATCGCGATTTACTGCTTACGGGCGTTGTTCTGCACGACATCGGAAAGGTGAGGGAACTGGCGTGGGACATTGGATTTGAATACACGGTAGAGGGCACTCTGCTCGGACACATCGAGATGGGCCTTGAACTGGTGAGCAAGACGATCGACGGCCTTCCGGATTTTCCGCCACGGCTGAGAACGCTCGTTCTTCACATGATTCTGTCGCACCACGGAAAGCTGGAGTTCGGATCGCCCAAGCTGCCCATGATTCCGGAGGCGCTGGTTTTGAACTTCATTGACGATCTGGATGCCAAGATGCAGGCTGTCGCTAGCGAGTTCGAGAAGTCGACCCGCGAGGGTAAGGGCGCCGATGAGCTGACCGGCAGAATCTGGGCGCTCGATCAACGGCAGATGTTGAACACGCGTGAGTGGCTGAAAGCAGACGCGAAGCCGGAACCTGGAAAGTTATTTTAAAAACCAATCCCACTGGTCTTCGGTGAGCGGGACGACTGACAGCCTTCCAATCACGAGTAGAGGCGACCCGGTAAAGATCGGCTCCGCTTTGATCTCGGCAAGGGTCTTCGGGTGTTTGAGACGCTTGCCAACTTTGACGCGCACAACGGGAACCTTGGGGTCGGTGGCATCGACGCTGCTGACCGTGCCCGTCCCGACAGCCGTGCGCTCATCGCCCGTGTGATAGAAGATCCACTTCGTCCCGGCTTTCATTTCGCGCAGATGCTTTACCGCGGCAGGGGCGGTGACGCCGTCCCACGTGGTTTCTTGATCTCGTAGAAAGTCGTCGAAGGAGTAAACCTCCGGTTCGGTCTTGAAGAGGAAGTAGGCGGCCATGGGGTCATCGTATGCGATGACGCAACGCCTAGGGAATAGGGATTTGTGGCGACAGGCTGCATAGGGCGACTACGCCCGCCCATTGACAACCAGATTCGAGAAAGTCTGGGTGGCCGGATCGTAGATAGCGTTCCAATAACACTTTCCACCGTCTCGAACGATGATGAGGTGCTTGCGCCAGTCTTCCTCTGGCTTAATGCTGCACAGCGCATTCACAAAAATGGTGTTCTTGCCGTTGACCTCGACCGCGAGGTACTGGCGGAAATACTGACCGGGGTCGTCGATGTGCCGGTTTAGATCCGGTTCCCTATTGCTCGAGGATGCGACCTGGGGAAGAGCCGCCTCAAGGTCGTTGATATCGCCTACGGTTGGTTCCCAATTCTCCAAACGCGGCTTTGAATCTGCAAAGTGATCGGCATATGTAGCAATCTCTGTTGCGGGGAGGAGAACGAAGTTGGGTCTGTGTTTCGGTGCCGCCTGCGTGACCTGCGGCTGATCTGAGTGGCTGCGTGTCCGTAGATGCCAGACCTCGATTGCCAGCGCGACGCAAAACAAAAACAAGAGAACAATCTTCCACTTCCCGGTCTGCATAGGCCGTACCCCCGCACTTCCTGACGAATGCATTATCGCTTGCCGGGTTCGCCATGATTTGAGATAAATGCTCTGCGCCCACGGCTCGTTCCCATTACAATCTAAAGAACATGATCCGATTCTCAACTGCGGGCGAATCACACGGGGAGGCGCTGATTGCGCTTATCTCTGGGCTGCCTGCCGGCCTGCCGGTCGACCTGGAATTCATCAATCGCGAGCTCTGGCGGCGTCAGCAGGGCTATGGCCGTGGCGGCCGCATGAAGATTGAGACGGACAAGGCCCATATCCTTTCTGGTGTTCGTCATGGGAAAACTATTGGTTCTCCCGTCGCGATCGAAATCGTAAATCGCGATTGGAAGAACTGGGAAGAGAAGTTGCCAGTAGAAGCAG
It encodes:
- a CDS encoding S41 family peptidase; this encodes MTPPARRALFSLIVFFAVCAVAGTFLQRRVGAQSSQDESQIRDSLKSFTDVYAIVEQNYAEPIQGDKADAAIYDGAIPGMLRVLDPHSNFYDPKAYAKMREDQRGHYYGVGMVIQQQNNKVYVITPYEGTPSFRAGIRPGDIIAAIDGKSTDGMTSDVVAKNLKGPKGTHVQVSVLREGQNKALTFDLVRDEIPHPSVDLKYEIRPGVGYIHLTQFQETTAQEVNEAIDSFPNLKGLVFDLRGNPGGLLSQAVEVCDHLLSKGQTIVSQRGRAYPDQNYTATHGNDGKTFPIVVLVNRNTASAAEIVSGALQDHDRALIVGETTFGKGLVQTVYNLSENTGLALTTYHYYTPSGRLIQRNYSGVSLYDYYYNHAGASAPNSSNREVKMTDSGRTVYGGGGITPDEKVESPKSNNFQDTLLYKATFFHFAAHYLSNRTVDKNFQVDDGVINEFKQYLTGQDIPFTEKDLNDNMDWLKTSIREKVITSQFGQLQGLRVMADWDPMIQKALTFLPEAQALEDTAHKVLAQKAEARGGATAQ
- a CDS encoding GNAT family N-acetyltransferase, giving the protein MTDRITPTQPRLMIRPIELRDSAEVCILTRQLGYDRSVDEIVHWIHSLKDRISSQAAFVANLGDEVVGWIEINIEHRLQSAPCALIGGLVVKDGFRNQRIGLRLCECAELWSWEAGVAAVRVTSRSTRLDAHRFYLNNGYSLTKISHIFEKQRPE
- a CDS encoding EVE domain-containing protein, with the translated sequence MAAYFLFKTEPEVYSFDDFLRDQETTWDGVTAPAAVKHLREMKAGTKWIFYHTGDERTAVGTGTVSSVDATDPKVPVVRVKVGKRLKHPKTLAEIKAEPIFTGSPLLVIGRLSVVPLTEDQWDWFLK
- a CDS encoding HD domain-containing protein; the encoded protein is MLSRSMKDIFIADLATFEDSKIFDAFFLVLHKQIRTTKTNKPYLNLILGDKTGQVEGRIWDPGDSRITKEFERGDIVKVRGCVSRFDDRLQMKVEYLRKALAGEVEKTDMLPCTTCDVDELWQKLLGFVESFTDSHLKQLLNTLLADSGLAQAYREAPAAKQLHHAWLGGLLEHVVSLLTLADRVAPHYPILYRDLLLTGVVLHDIGKVRELAWDIGFEYTVEGTLLGHIEMGLELVSKTIDGLPDFPPRLRTLVLHMILSHHGKLEFGSPKLPMIPEALVLNFIDDLDAKMQAVASEFEKSTREGKGADELTGRIWALDQRQMLNTREWLKADAKPEPGKLF
- a CDS encoding peptidylprolyl isomerase encodes the protein MTLRILRAPGAYLLSAVLLSGLALAQARPSTPASPYGGSTVEEIVARVDDQIITKSDYDRTQSDMDKEMRQKGASMQEISDSHKDLLRNLIDQQLWLAKGKELGVTGETELVNRLNEIRKQYNLATMEDLEKAAKEQGISFEDFKANIRNQIITQQVMRDQVGRKIAPTPGEIQRYFEAHKQDYAQPESVKLGEILISTGAQGDDPQKLADAKAKADDIEARLHAGGDFSQLARSFSEGTTAAEGGDLGQYKRGQLDPLFEQKTFGLKTGEVTEPIRTKQGYVILKVVQHVPGGVPQLKDVENDVEQNYFEAKAGPAMREYLAQLRDESAIYIKPGYEDSAATATEKHPAVTFSAYTAPTPKKKKKVERTRFRETTHTFRQKSAPVPATDQATTAPPAKATKASKKADKTEQAAMKPGKKEKIRFGKAPQETLPQAPSSPTEDAGAGATGQVAANAAAEPDNPLENTSKSEKKTRFSDRAKLPKQPKPKGPQLDPEAPPAADAAEVADRQAQAGPLGLGGNQTPSKKKKKATTTGDKTRLSDKKSAPTEDTGDKPLGNATQQAPNGTTPVPPQSGLPTVPPQ
- a CDS encoding DUF1572 domain-containing protein gives rise to the protein MALKFTTSYIEDALSVFRQYKLLGERAMLQVSDEQLFASLDEESNSIAIIVKHITGNMRSRWTDFLTTDGEKPTRNRDGEFVEPPATREALMREWEDGWACVFRAIEPLTDADLSRTVTIRGEAHSVMQAINRQLSHYPMHVGQIVLLAKHYAGERWQTLSVARNRSAEFNRKVAAGEASQR